From the Halomonas meridiana genome, one window contains:
- a CDS encoding NuoM family protein, producing the protein MLLAFIGLYLSVEPHTFDMRVLIEQQPLAGAGVSAGLIFLALMLGFAIKAPIVPVHTWLPQAHVDAPGPASAVLAGVLLKMGTYGILRIPYSMMGETFARYALIIALFAVVSILYGALVAFGQGNLKRRIAYTSINHMGYTVLGIAVAGALFQDAVYAREMALIGATVEMVAHGLITGALFLICGSFWQRTEEYDLDSYGGLLRQAPLLATFAILASFASLGLPGLAGFVAEFHIFAGTFAVYPWLAVIGVLGILITAALFLQMLQKLFFGAMPQRWAKFDDLRPAEWGVLGVLSASFVIIGIAPQFLLTLIEASATLLVGAR; encoded by the coding sequence TTGTTGCTGGCATTCATCGGGCTTTATCTATCAGTCGAGCCACACACCTTTGACATGCGAGTGCTGATCGAGCAGCAGCCATTGGCGGGAGCGGGTGTGTCTGCTGGCCTGATATTTCTCGCCCTCATGCTCGGCTTCGCCATCAAGGCTCCCATCGTGCCCGTGCATACCTGGTTGCCCCAAGCGCATGTCGACGCTCCCGGACCGGCCTCGGCAGTTCTCGCCGGGGTGCTGCTCAAGATGGGCACCTACGGGATTCTGAGGATTCCGTACTCAATGATGGGGGAGACCTTTGCCCGCTACGCTCTGATTATCGCTCTCTTTGCTGTGGTTTCTATTCTCTATGGTGCCCTCGTGGCATTTGGCCAGGGAAATTTGAAACGACGCATTGCCTATACCTCTATCAATCATATGGGCTACACGGTGCTAGGGATCGCCGTGGCTGGCGCCTTGTTCCAGGATGCGGTATATGCCCGCGAGATGGCACTGATAGGGGCCACGGTAGAGATGGTGGCACACGGACTGATTACCGGGGCGCTGTTTCTGATCTGCGGCTCGTTCTGGCAGCGCACCGAGGAATACGATTTGGATAGCTATGGTGGGCTGCTCCGACAGGCACCGCTATTGGCAACGTTCGCCATACTCGCCTCGTTTGCCAGCCTGGGGCTTCCTGGTCTGGCCGGCTTCGTGGCGGAGTTCCATATCTTTGCCGGCACCTTTGCCGTCTACCCTTGGCTCGCTGTCATTGGTGTGCTGGGCATTCTGATCACGGCAGCGTTGTTTCTGCAGATGCTGCAAAAACTGTTCTTCGGGGCGATGCCGCAGCGATGGGCGAAGTTTGACGATCTGCGCCCAGCTGAGTGGGGTGTGCTCGGGGTGCTGTCGGCAAGCTTCGTGATCATCGGTATTGCGCCGCAGTTCCTGCTGACCCTCATAGAGGCTTCAGCAACGCTGTTGGTAGGAGCCCGCTGA
- a CDS encoding NADH-quinone oxidoreductase subunit N, with protein sequence MPIGDVLPEISLTLGAVIIVLFAAFARQHQHVWAAVLALLTIGLCIGLTFTQWDGPPRLTFSGVWALDGMALSSKLVVLIAGALVIAMSPEWMQTDRRHAEYYALMLFALLGVIMMASASDTMELVVGVLLSSVASYPLAAYHRTWAPALEAGMKYFLMGALTNTLLAIGVVVLFGLTGNTGYPEIAQGLSVGHDSLALTIATASIILGLSFKLAAFPAHAWMPDVAQGSPAPVAAFLTVIPKIGAAVALARFVSLMPPDVAWRAIVALISVTTMTLGNVAALRQTDVRRLLGWSSVSQSGYALMAIVVMGTSDQALPALVFFLASYAIANLAAFAVVTYLRGRTALESYQGLARQAPIATTILIASLLSLVGIPPLIGFFGKLMLFSVTIEGGYAWLAFVAAANTVVSLFYYLRIVARMMFSDTRPTVHVLVGQWARTTMIVSGLLLIVGGLGAEMLMEFTDSIGFVR encoded by the coding sequence ATGCCTATTGGTGATGTGTTGCCGGAAATCAGCCTGACGCTCGGTGCTGTGATTATCGTATTGTTCGCGGCTTTCGCCCGACAACATCAGCATGTCTGGGCGGCTGTACTGGCGTTGCTCACGATTGGGCTTTGTATTGGGTTGACCTTTACTCAGTGGGATGGACCGCCGCGGCTGACGTTCTCGGGTGTGTGGGCCCTGGACGGCATGGCACTCTCCAGCAAACTAGTCGTGTTGATTGCCGGCGCGCTGGTTATTGCCATGTCCCCTGAGTGGATGCAGACCGATCGCCGCCATGCCGAGTATTACGCATTGATGTTGTTCGCGTTGTTGGGTGTGATCATGATGGCGTCAGCCAGTGACACCATGGAACTGGTCGTCGGTGTGTTGCTGTCGTCGGTGGCCAGCTATCCGCTGGCTGCCTATCACCGCACCTGGGCACCCGCCCTGGAAGCTGGCATGAAGTATTTTCTGATGGGAGCCTTGACCAACACTTTACTGGCGATAGGCGTTGTCGTGTTGTTCGGCCTGACTGGTAACACAGGCTATCCAGAAATCGCACAAGGACTTTCCGTGGGTCACGACAGCCTGGCGCTAACCATCGCCACTGCCTCTATCATACTGGGCTTGTCCTTCAAGCTGGCGGCTTTTCCGGCCCACGCATGGATGCCGGATGTAGCCCAAGGTTCCCCGGCACCGGTGGCAGCCTTCTTGACCGTAATTCCCAAGATTGGCGCTGCCGTCGCATTGGCCCGTTTCGTGTCATTAATGCCGCCGGATGTCGCCTGGCGAGCGATCGTGGCTCTGATCTCGGTCACGACCATGACGCTGGGTAACGTGGCTGCCCTTCGACAGACAGATGTACGGCGCCTGCTGGGTTGGTCATCGGTTTCCCAGTCCGGCTATGCCTTGATGGCGATCGTGGTAATGGGAACAAGCGACCAGGCCCTACCGGCGCTGGTGTTCTTTTTGGCCAGCTACGCCATTGCTAACTTGGCGGCTTTCGCTGTGGTCACCTATCTGAGAGGGCGCACCGCACTGGAGAGCTATCAGGGGCTAGCCAGACAAGCCCCTATTGCCACAACGATATTAATCGCTTCGCTACTTTCTTTAGTGGGTATCCCGCCGCTGATCGGTTTTTTTGGCAAGCTCATGTTGTTCAGCGTCACGATCGAGGGGGGATACGCTTGGCTGGCATTCGTGGCTGCCGCCAACACCGTTGTCTCGCTGTTCTATTACCTGCGCATCGTGGCGCGGATGATGTTTAGCGATACCCGACCCACTGTGCATGTACTGGTGGGCCAGTGGGCACGAACCACCATGATCGTGTCTGGCTTGCTGTTGATTGTCGGTGGGCTTGGTGCAGAAATGCTAATGGAGTTCACGGATTCGATAGGCTTTGTGCGTTAG